The nucleotide window CACACACATCGCAGGCGATCATCCCTGGACCTGCCTGGCTGGAGAGCACGGCCACCCTGTTTCCCTGCAGCGGGGCAAGGGTGTCTAAGGCCTTGGCCGTGTCCAATAACTCCTCTGTATCCCCTACCTCCAGGATCCCCCCCTGGCGAAAGGCCCCGCGATAGATCTCATAGCGCCCGGCCAAAGACCCGGTGTGGAACCTGCTGGCACTATCCCCGCTCTCTCCCCTGCCCGCCTTATAGGCGACGATGGGCTTACGCCCCCTCACCTTTCTGGCGGCATCCAGGAGACGACGAGGTTCGTCCATCCCTTCTATATAGAGGGCGATGACCCTGGTGTCCGGGTCATCGGCGAGGTAGGGGAGGATATCGGGGAAGTCCATATTACATCGGTTCCCCAGGCCGATTATCTTAGAGAAGCCGACATTTTCATCGAGGGCACGGAACCCGGAGAGGTGACAGAAACCACCGCTTTGGCTCACCAGGGCGATACCCCCTTTGGACAGGAGGGAGAACTCCGGGGTAAAGGAGGCATTGAGAGAGGTGTTGAGGTCTACAAATCCAAAGGTATTGGGACCGATGATGGGCAGCGACCAAGCATCCGCCATCTTTCGCACCCGTTCCTGGAGGGAACCCCCTGCGGGATCCTCTATCTCACTGAAGCCAGCGGTGATCAGGACTATCCCCTGCACCCCTTTTCTGTGGCAACCCTCCAGGACCCCAGGCACCACCTGCGCAGGTACCGCGATAATGGCCAGATCCACATCCCCAGAGACCTTATCCAGG belongs to Deltaproteobacteria bacterium and includes:
- a CDS encoding CoA-binding protein; translated protein: MGYLAKLPRVFRPESVMVIGASNNPDKLGYHVMKSLVKGGYPGRIFPINPNSSVVWDLPAFPDLDKVSGDVDLAIIAVPAQVVPGVLEGCHRKGVQGIVLITAGFSEIEDPAGGSLQERVRKMADAWSLPIIGPNTFGFVDLNTSLNASFTPEFSLLSKGGIALVSQSGGFCHLSGFRALDENVGFSKIIGLGNRCNMDFPDILPYLADDPDTRVIALYIEGMDEPRRLLDAARKVRGRKPIVAYKAGRGESGDSASRFHTGSLAGRYEIYRGAFRQGGILEVGDTEELLDTAKALDTLAPLQGNRVAVLSSQAGPGMIACDVCEAHGLCLVDFSPTIQERINELLPPLAIRTNPVDMGPAWYNPGAIIGIMEAVIEDPGIDGVVFLAMYASANIALAGEMRKYFEEREPLTKPLTACFSAPSPIWSEDVKVMDRKKGMVFLPTPERAARTMGNLWSLTRLLS